In Plasmodium gaboni strain SY75 chromosome 14, whole genome shotgun sequence, one genomic interval encodes:
- a CDS encoding putative RNA 3'-terminal phosphate cyclase-like protein, protein MEFCGSNFFRLRLALSLISGKAITIKNIRNKRISKIKKEKMNNEIHIEEERSYEKSNDSYNVVGLKEYEAKILKLIDKLCDNTTIKINEEGDELYFEPGYLIGNSNEEDPKNIYNMTFHCGKERSITYYLEFLIMIVMFFKNPVNILLKGITDDNIDNNVYTCKIICEHFFKEILKLNEDFLYINILKRSTKPECSGEVHFFMRNIKKINPFDITNVGVVKKISGSIVSNNISLIFRNKIMNLAKKQLYHFTPYINIDTPKEDKKNKNINSHFISFSLFAHTKCNSIYATDICVDELFLNKLKQGIHNNKKYSAMQDIMSYSLDDKQYYINDNNHNKDENISPTYTQKDEQNIIKAEQKHNNLNDVDIYERLGFFISLKMINQIKGLSSIDTNYQWLPLLCMALAGDTSVSKISLSVIKPYSITLIRLLRDFFNVVFKIEKVQKSQIHYSYLIQCVGIGYQNIFKKTF, encoded by the coding sequence atGGAATTTTGTGGAAGCAATTTTTTTCGTCTGCGTCTGGCTTTAAGCCTAATAAGTGGTAAAGCCATTACAATTAAgaatataagaaataagAGGATAAgtaaaattaaaaaagagaaaatGAATAATGAAATACATATAGAAGAAGAAAGATCATACGAGAAAAGTAATGATAGTTATAATGTTGTTGGTCTTAAAGAATATGAAGcgaaaatattaaaattaattgaTAAATTATGTGATAATACTACTATTAAGATTAATGAAGAAGGAGatgaattatattttgaacCAGGATATCTTATTGGTAATTCAAATGAAGAAGATCccaaaaatatttataatatgacTTTTCATTGTGGTAAAGAAAGAAgtataacatattatttagaatttcttattatgatagttatgttttttaaaaaccctgtaaatatattattaaaaggTATTACAgatgataatattgataataatgtttatacttgtaaaataatatgtgaacatttttttaaagaaatattaaaattaaatgaagattttttatatattaatattttaaaaagatCAACAAAACCTGAATGTTCAGGTGAAGTTCATTTCTTTATgagaaatattaaaaaaataaatccTTTTGATATAACTAATGTTGGTGTagttaaaaaaataagtgGATCAATTgtatcaaataatatttctttaatctttagaaataaaattatgaaccttgcaaaaaaacaattatatcattttacaccttatattaatattgaCACACCAAAggaagataaaaaaaataaaaatataaattctcattttatatctttttcGTTGTTTGCTCATACAAAATGTAATTCTATATATGCTACAGATATATGTGTAgatgaattatttttaaacaaACTCAAACAGGGTATAcataataacaaaaaatattcagCTATGCAAGATATTATGTCATATAGTTTGGATGACaaacaatattatattaatgacaataatcataataaggatgaaaatatatcaCCTACATATACACAAAAGGATGAACAGAACATTATAAAAGCAGAAcaaaaacataataatttaaatgatgTTGATATTTATGAACGCCTAGgattttttatatctttaaaaATGATCAATCAGATTAAAGGATTATCATCCATAGATACAAATTATCAATGGTTACCTTTACTATGTATGGCTTTAGCTGGTGACACCTCTGTTTCTAAAATATCTTTAAGTGTTATAAAACCATATTCTATTACACTCATTAGATTATTGCGtgatttttttaatgtGGTTTTTAAAATAGAAAAAGTGCAAAAATCACAAATTCATTATTCCTATCTCATTCAGTGTGTTGGAATAGGatatcaaaatattttcaaaaaaactttctaa